The DNA sequence TAATGTCTTTTGGCTACAGAtttctgtaatttttaatttgtaatttgttacagaaaaaaaactggatgtttacaatgtttttcCAAAAATTATGTGTTAAATTAcgttctttttttctctttttttttttttggcaacaaaagtaaatatgttacacaaaaaaagattttgtgaTTATAAAAGAGACCTGAATGTTTCATGCTGGACAttgcaaaatgagcaaatgtagACCTGTAGTGACTGAGctctaaactttttttctgaacTATTGTCTAATGGTAACTAACAAGTTAGTCAGAAATGTAAAGTCCAAAGCCCTACATTGATGTCAGCTGTATGGAGTTGATGGCATCCTTCTGTTTGAGCAGATTGTAGTGTGGGCCCAGTCAGTCATAATTATGATGTAGCTGCAGTATATATTTTGGCAGATCTAAATAACAGATCTTAAGAAATGTATCGTGTTTGATTGAACATATGCTTCTGACATGTAGCTTCTCTGAGTCGATGTCACCAAAAAGCGCCTACAACTGCAATAAATGATCTGTTATTCACACTCTTGTAGTCTTGCATGTAGCTATAGAGAGTTAAAAAACAGGTAGCAACAGCTCATTCACTACAGtcattattaatacatttgatgATCATAACTTTGGTCGTTTTGCAAACGACCAAACCCTTTCGTCATTGTGCAAGATTCAGTCTTTCACAGCTGTCAGTCGATGTGAAGCGTAAACAGACATGTCAGCTGTCCCATTTCTGGCATTTTCACCGCTCGGCATTCCTGCCGTCTGATGTCATGGCTCAGAAAACCTCTGTGTATTCCTCCGCCGCAATGGTACTACGATGCATTTTAAGCGTCTGCTCGGGAGAATACGACTAACCATAGAGATCACGTGCATTTATAGCAGGGTTAAAGTGTATTCCAGGATAGCTGGGGAATCAGTTTACAGCTGAAGCCGAAATGTTAAAGCTATAGATCCGCGGATGTACACTGAATACACTTGTTGCTCTTCCAATCCCAGGAAGCGATGGGCGCATGGAACTTGAGCGTAGGACCAAGAGGCGTGGAGCACTACATTAGTTTTGATCTAGATATAAATTACACACAACACTGTTCAATActgataaatatataaacaaagtcAACCATTTGACCTTGATCGCGGAATCCCTCAGGACCGAATCCTAGCTGGACTACGAATTCGCACCTGGTGGCTAACGGTAacgttaacttttttttttttttcttttcttccccgAATATTTACCGGCGACATGGCTTCCCAAGGGTGTCGTCTATTTGCTGGACATTAGCATGCTAGCATTGAGGGTAATTCGACAGTAGTAGGTGTAATCAATAAATGAGGTGGAGATACGTACATTGATAATATAAAGCAGCGAGTTAGCTTTAAAAAGTGCCAAAAGCTTGTGTGAATGTAGTAACAAATCAACAGAaggtaggtgtgtgtttgtgtgtatatgtattatTTGGGATCTGATTCGAGCTCCCTATTCGGCAGTTAAGGGGAAAGTTGAGGGGCACCCGAGTTTCATGTCCTTAATTCTTTAGTGTCCTTGGTAATTTAAACACGGAGGAGAGCTCGTTCTGTAACCTAACTTAGGTTTTCCTTAACTTAACTTCCTTAAATGCCAAGACGGGATCTGTGAATCGGACGCGAACTACATCTTTGTTAGAATTTGGGATGTGGTTGATGCTCGCTTGAGATGGGAAAAGGTATGAATTCGATCGTGACGTTAGCTTGCATCCTACGGTTatctgttttttggggggtgcaGACTATTCACCGGAATGGGATTCATTTAACCACAAATGAATGTGGTTAAAATGAAGTATGACCACCAGTTGTGATTTATgctttctttgcttttgctttttcaagATTTCAGTTTATGCCAACTTTGCGTGTGTCGTTTCACATGTTGTATTTGTTCTGAGTCATTTCTTGTGTTGCCTTTCAGATTTGTTCGGGATGAAGATCACGCTTGCAACAATTTTTGAGGCGACAACGAGGAGAATCATTTCCCTGGACTAAGTGAAGGCGACCCTCTCGAAGAAGTGTGAAACATGCCCTTGCCATTTGGCTTAAAACTCAAAAGGACTCGGAGATATACGGTTTCAAGCAAGAGCTGTCTCGTCACCCGGATTCAGCAGCTCAATGGAGAGTTCGTTGAGTTTACACTTTCAGTGGAGAGCACCGGGCAGGAATGTTTGGAGGCAGTTGCACAGAGACTTGAGTTAAGAGAGGTATGCATATAGATTTCTAGAGACTACCCATCTCAGCAAGagtgtttttgttaatgttaaccTCTGGTCACATTCCTGTTTCGAAATGGTGAGCAGAACAACAGAAACCAAAGTAAccagtttttattgtttacttatTTAATGAAACGGCTAAGACAGGGCTTAGTAATTAGCCAATTACATGTTTTCCATATTTATGTGCTTGCATGTGACTAGCaaaaatatgtatgtttgtgaaaTCCTCATTCAAACCAATGTGCCGGGTTTCACAGAGCATGAGTGTTGTGGTCAAGGAAAATATTTGGTCAAGAAAACCACAATTTTTGTCTACATTAGATCACTGTTTGCAATGACACCACCTGTAAGTCATGAACGGAAAGGGGTGTGGGCTTTACTGCTGTCCACCcaatttcacattaaaacagtAAGACTgctgatgtgatttgatgtgGCACAGGAACTCCTATAATGCAGTCAggcttcattttcatttgtcttgtTAGTATTAATGCTAGCGGTGGGCCTGATTTATGAGGGAACTTTATTAGGACTAgtagtgtttgttttcattgctgAGGCAGCTTAGGTTCACTGTTGCAAATCACTTACTGATAATTTCATGGTTGTCCCACATGGGCGTTTTGAGGTCTGAGTTCAGCTTCAGCCTGTTGTTGGTTAAAATACAATGAAGGCCACAGTTTTGTTTATATTAGACTGTGGGCAATTTAGCTTAAATTACATTATGTGtcataacctttttttttgttgttgttgttttatcctcttcattcctttattttctttttctcatggTTGGTAACCAGTGCTGTCTGCTGTAAAACACTTATGTTGGCAAGTTATTTTCTAGTTGTGGTTTGAGAGTGACTGCCAATAACAATAGGTCTCTTTCATCTAAATTATTCTCCACAAACAACTGGCCTATGGGGTTCGTGTTTTTACCAGTGTACATTGTGAGATGTTCAGACAGTCACAAGGCTAAGCAGGGAGTGTCAGCAGCCAATAACTGTGAAGTTTACAGCGGGGGGAACTTTCAGGTTTAGATACTGCATTTTACTCGTCGAATCAAAGCCTGTTTTTATAGAGCCCAAAGTTACAAATGTCATCAAATGACTTAAACATCTCTACAACATACAATATCCTCTGACCCTTGGAATGTAATACTGTATGGATTACAAAAGACCAGGTCATTAGTGTACTTCAAAATATTGTGATATTGATTTCTCAGTAGTCGCATAATATAGATCAtctttaatatataataattctGGGAAAGTAAACttgtcttcttgttttttttaatgaataacaaAAACTGCGTTCTGGACATATTTACAGTCACGGTTGATTTTCCTCATTAACAGCACGTCAATGGTgtaatgtgtgtgcttgttttctttgcttcttaGATAACATACTTCAGTCTGTGGTACTTCAACAAGCAAAACCAGCAGAGATGGATTGACTTGGAGAAGCCACTGAAAAAGCAGCTGGATAAGTATGGGCTGGAGCCCACGGTTTACTTTGGAGTCGTGTTTTACATACCCAGTGTCAACCAACTGCAACAGGAAATCACAAGGTGATATTTCCTTAATAGCACAAGATGTGTTGTTTGTGCCACTTAGCTTTGTAAACCATTTCTTTCAATACCACcagtaaagaaaaccaaaaagttTCGCTATGAAATGAGGACCAAACATTTACTGCGGCCAcctcctctgtttttttgtgtgtttgttttcttttttctgtaaatacagtgtaaagaaaaattattagaattatttCGAACCAACTGGTTTCTGCTTTAAATGGTCACAGAATCTTTTTCAAATTCACAGGTGCAGATTGAAACAATGTGCTTGTTAATTATAATATTACCTtaagattttacattaaaaattgCTGGCAAATTACCAATTTTAAATGGTAGAGGTCTTGTACACACTAGCAGATGTGTCATGTCAAAAGCAAACttaagtgtatttgttttttagttaaAATAGCTTTATTCTACACCTACAGTTCAGTTTTAGTCATTGCTAATACTTGAACAATAAAATACTGTTGGTTAATAGTTAAAATTGATTGTTTTGCTTATAAATGTAAATTGGATAGCctgattatattttaataaaaacttatGCAGAAAATTCCAAAGTCTTCACAAAATATGCTGCTGTATATGGGGGTGTTTTTCTATTCTGGTcgtttttacataatttaacagAGTTGTTATATTTGATTGACTGCTTGTCTATTGCCTACTCAAGTAACCTTATCTAACTCCACAGATACCAGTATTATCTTCAGCTGAAGAAGGATGTTCTTGACGGAAAGATCTCGTGCTCTCTGGATCAAGCTATACGTTTAGCTAGCCTGGCAGTACAAGGTAAAATGAAACTGTGATGATGCCTCACAGTGAACAACCTGATGTGGTTTCAGCTATAAGTCCCCGGCAAAGTAAACACTGATCCAAACACAGAGCATCATTTCTGAAAAATATGTGTGCATTCAAAGCATAACTAGGACAGTGGCAAAACTATTGTTTTGAACCATGTTATTTTATCACACCCACATTCTGCGAGCCCCCTAGTACAAAGTCGTATTATGTACCTGAGCTAATGCATGTCCCGAATTGTCGGGAGGATTAAAGTGAGCAAATGTTCAAGTTGTCATGTCCCTCGTGCGCACGCTGACCATGCACTGAAATCAAGCGCAGTTTTTCCCTAGAGGACACTTCTTGGACGATCTCCCACTGTGTGCTACATGTGTATAAGCCCAGTCCAGGGCttatttctcctgacattgtctggagtttgtGAAACAGGCTTCACAGTAGTGTATGTGAGACCTCTGTTCAGTCATGTAGAAACCAAGATTTTCATTATTCTTAAAAGGTAAAgcaattaacacacacacagttgaacTAATGTGAAGTTAGTCAGTATTATTTGTGcacttgtgtgtctttgtggacACCCCATGTCTGAGCCCAAGCCCTGACATGTCCTCCTGCTTCTGCCTGGCCTGAAGAATCTCAAACGCTGCTGGCAGAGTTAAATCAGGCACTGCAACTTTCTGGCCTGGGTTTTGGCATAGCAGAGCTACTGAGATCACTTACTGTTGCAGCAGTGTTCAAATGACTGACCACTATGCAATATGTGTCTTGAAGATAAGTTTGTGAATCTTTGCAGCTGCCCTTGATATGTATTGACTCGTTTAGTTTTCATGCAAATGAAGTTGTGTAGCTCCTGTTTTGTTTCACAGGCAAAAATATCCTGAAGCGAGGGGCAGTTGTAGCTTTTGAGCATTGCTGATGCCTGAAATACTCAACATAGCTGTGAATATTGCTAGCAGGCAGTCTGAAGCTGGACACTTTTGGCCATAGTCAGACGCCATAGCAATACCCTTCCATAACAAACAGGGCTCCCTCTCCTGAAATTAGCCCATCCTTTCATCATAAATCATACATTCTGCAATTTTTTGTATGTCTATTTACATTGGACTAAATACAGAGGTTAACATGTTGAAGGGTTTATTTACAGAGCAGTTTTATGTGAAGGAGCCCTTGCTGTATTCACTCATTTAGTTCATCTATGTTTATGTTCACAGCTGACTTTGGAGACTTTAATCGATATGATACCCAGGAGTTTCTCCAGAAGTTTGTGCTCTTCCCGATGgtaagcattttatttttcacacccaacacatacagtatcctgtcttcatttgtgttttatgccAACATCATATTGATTGTAACTAATTGTCTCTGCAGGACTCGATCCAGGATGAGCGGGTGCTGGAAGAAGCAACTCAGAAAGTGGCTCTTCTATATCAGTCTTTTAGGTAAATACGTTTATAATGCATCAGCCTGCCTGCTTGTGATGCAAACCCAAATCTTTCTTTTACATTATCTAGGCTAGTCTACTTCATTAATGTGTCATCGTCACCTAGCTTCACTTTCTGTATCTGTGGTGTGGAAAAACAATTGTCCCTTCTAATTTTTCTTGCTATTGTTGTCCTGGTCAGGGGTTTGTCAGCACCAGAGGCAGAGATGTTGTACATGCAGGAGGTGGAGAAAATGGAAGGCTATGGCCAAGAAAGCTATCAAGCCAAAGTAGGTCTACAAGGTCCACCCTGAAATCCCCAAAAGCCCAAACCTTAGAGATTCTTAGAGAACTGTATGCTATCACTCCTAATGCACTGCTTGAGCAAAGAGCTATTTATTGAaattttggtctgttttttttttttctcacctaaAAGGCTGTTCTGATCCTCTGTTCTTGTAGGACAGTACGGGCACAGATGTTACCCTGGGGTCCTGTCTCGATGGCATCTTTGTCAAGCACAAAAATGGGAGGCCACTCCTTTTATTTGGGTAAATCTAAAACTGAATAGGAGAATGCGTATTTGACTATAGTTGCATTGCCAAAAAAACCAGAAACATTCAATGTGAAGCAATTAATGAAttgcataaaaactttttaagTTGGAAATCACAACTTGGAGCAGGATTTACATTGAATGCATCGATTCTGTTAGTATAGACTGAGGTGTGTTGCACAACTCACAGCTATGTTTAGGTGAGGTTCTCTACTGTAATGCTTCTTAATGCTCTCTAGACCAGAATGTGACCCAAGAGGTAGTGACTCAGGTAGACTGTGATAAATGATAAAGATTGTTTGAGTATCGTCTGTCAGTCAAGTGAGTAGGCAAGCATTCTTGCCCAAGACTGTATCTTCTACATAACATTTTGAGATATATTTTGATTAGATCCAGGTAGTCTGTTAATGTGTGTATTATGCTTTGTTAAAGTGGGCCACAGCCTACTTTGAGGTTTTAGTGACCAACATAACATTGTGTGTTTaccttctttctctttgtcactGTGTAGGTGGAGTGAAATTAACAGCATGAGTCACAATAGGTCCTTCTTTGCCCTGGAGCTGGCTAACAGAGAGGAGAGTGTTCAgttccagacagtaagtctatGTTGCCATTACACCTTCTCTTTCCTCCCCATCCTCAGGGACATTGGAAATGGCCTTTGTGGTGAAGCTCAACATAAGCTAgtctaaactgtgtgtgtgggtgtgtgggcaGGACGGTAACTGACGGTATGAGTCATGTGAATATAAAAGCATGTGacacacattttggaaatacCTAAGCAGTCATCAACACTGCACTGTGTCATCTTctaatgattttcttttctgtcctctCTTGTGCAGGAAGACATGGAAACCTCCAAATATGTGTGCCGGATGTGTTTGGCCAGACTCAAGTTCTATAAGATTAACAAGAGTAACctgttagtgttttttttttgttgttgttgttgttaatgagGCTAGCCTAggttctgtctctttgttttgtgttgtcttgtgcatgtgtgtctgtctttggtGTTCCTTCATTTCTgcccccttctcctcctctctcttcagAGAGGAATGTGACCCCCTGCCTTCTGAGGGCTCCCAGAAGTCCCTTCTCACTCTATCCTTTCCTCGTTTTCCAATGCTCTTACGTCCCTCTGTACCTTCTAATAAGGGGTGAGCCAAACTATCAGCCACCACCTACATTATATCAGTGAACCAGGTGCCAACATCAATCCCTTTGCAGTGGCCCTAGCCAACAATACCACGAGGTCTCTGTATTTGTAAATTACCCTTGTAGATATTAATTTTCATCTAACTAATAGGATCTTTATGTATTTAGTTTATCGTCTAAAGCTCTGTCAGGTCCAATAGTACTAGTATGTATTTTTCTGAATTACAGTCTATAATCCAGTGTCACTTATAGGCCTGTAGTTATTTACCATAGAAAACATTGGCATGTTTTTGAAAACAGGTCAAAATAAttagtttgttgtgttttttttaatacaccaGGCTTGGTGGTAAACTGGAGAAGTAACTTGCACCGGACATTGTGTCTGCATTCTAGTAGTATTTGGTCAAGTCTGTTTTTTGACCAGCATATGTTTTCCCACCAGCCAAACCCAGCCCACAGTTGTCAATCCAGTCAGACGCCGATCTTCCACCAGAATATCTATGGTAATGTCCATGCCCCCTCTTAAACGCTTGTGTGATGGCCTGCTGCCTTTCTGTTTTGCTAAAACCTTCATATAGATAACAGTGTTTTACCACACAGCAAAGTTTATTTTCTCCTATGAGCTATAACTGAATCCTTCTTTTGTTGACGAACAGCCAAAGCCTCAAGCCTACATGATGCCCCCTCCACAGATGCACTACAATGGCCATTTTACAGAGCCTTACACATCATCACAGGGTAACTACTGTACTAGAAAACTTTTGCCTAAGAacttaaaaattatttgaatgtgCATACAAAAATATTCTTGAATTATAATTCTATATCCATCTTGGGATGTCTTTACTCTCACAGACAACCTGTACATGAACAATCAGAATGGTTATTACTACCACTCTCAGACCAGCTTGGACTGCTCCCCTCTGGAGTACAGCAGTGGAGGGCGTTTGCGTAATGGCAGCGTCTACAGCGCCCACAGCACCAGCTCTCTAACAAATCCCCAGCACTACCTTCAGCCGTCACCTATGTCTTCCAACCCTTCCATCACTAGCGACATCACCAGGCCAGACTACATTCCCTCACATCGCCACAGCGCTCTCATCCCACCTTCCTACCGTGCCACTCCCGATTATGAGACAGTGATGCGTCAGAAGAACCGTGGAATGGGAGGAGGGATGGTTTTGTCTCAAGAGCACCGGCAGAGCCACTCCATGAGGAATCTCAACATTGGAAACTCGTATGCGTACAGCAGACCAGACCCTCTAGTTTACAGCCAACCGGAGATCAGAGGGGAGCATGGTGGAACAGTTCACCACCACCATTTTCCCTTCCATCTGGGCTCAAGCTTCCACAGCCCCTCCCCATACCCTTATCCTACAGAGCGGAGACCCGTAGTAGGCGCAGTTAGTGTCCCAGAGCTTACTAATGTCCAGTTACAACAAGCCCAGGAGTATCCAGCCCCCAACATCATGCGAACACAAGTGTACCGACCACCTCCACCCTACCCATACGCCCATCCCCGACCTGCTAACAGCACGCCTGACCTGTCGCGTCATTTGTACGTCAGCAGTAGCAACCCAGACCTGGTCATTATGCGGCGGGTGCATCACTCAGTCCAAACTTTCCAGGAGGACAGTCTACCCGTTGCTCACTCATTACAGGAGGTGTCCGAGCCTCTTTTCAGCGGACCCTCACAAAGAAACTCATACCATCCACAGAAGCGTAACTCTATTGAGATTGCTGGACTGGCTTATAGTCTCGAAGGAATGAGGGTCAAAGAACGTACGGTTTCCTCTTCAGCTGCGGAAACTGCTACGCCCACTCCTGTTCTGTGTGATGGTCGCTCTCAGGGATCTCAGCTCAATGTGTTTTTGGAACGTACAAAAACGGGTAACAGGGGAGACCTTAAGGATAACATGCAGTATGAACACACAAAATCCCTTTCAGATGCCACCATGCTGGTTCACAGTAGCGATGAGGAAGAGGAGTTTGAGGAAGATAGCGGACATCACACTCCGCTTTCTCAGGATGCAGCTGTAGGCATTGCTCCTGAGCAACAGGCACAACAGCATCACAGCTTGACATCGCTCTCTTCTCTGACGCCTCAGCAACACACTCCCACAGAGCCTCCTCCTGCGTATCCCATAGGCTCCTCTCTTGATCCTTCTATAGTGGGCTCCTTGACCTACAAGATGCACCCCCTGATCCAGGAGGATAAGCCTCTGTACCTACTGTCAGATTTTCGACAGCCCAGGATTATGCCCTCAGTATCGGAGGGAGACCTGAGTGGCCAAACCAAGCAGAAGAGTAAAACAGACATCAAAAAGAGGCCTGTGTCTGATGTGCCTTCTGGGAAGAAAACCATTGAAGGTTTGCCCCCTCCGGTGAGTCCTGTTCCCGAAGTTCTTTTTGGCTTTGAGACATTCATTAATGTATTCAGCTGGCTTCCCCGCCGTTTTCTGCTAGCtaggaatgtttttttcataCCACTCATTTCATTCTTAGCACTATGGGTCCAACTGACAAATATCGTCATAACTTAATCTACACTGTATTTTCTGAAGTCagtgaaatgtcaaaaatagtAGTggtgtttgcaaatgtttaaatccgcgaaaataaatctttaattttcACCATATTATGACAAATAAAAGCATCAAATCTTCAACCATTTTGACGAcctaaaaccaaaatatttacTGCATTTGTGATTGAAAAATAACTGGAACACttaaaaagctaataaaataGCTGTTATTAGCACTTACAAGTTTCAGAAATTACATTCTTGGCAATGTCTTCACATTTGTCATAATGACATTTCATAATGTCATAAATGATTGTGATTTATGAAGCGAATTAGTTTTCAAATGGCATATGTACATGTCAATGTATTGCAAAACACTTGAGTATGCGTGTAGAAAGcattaaagattatttttagtAACACTGTCTGACGCAGACAAACATCGAAAGAATGTGATTGTACTACTTTGGAAAACCAGATAGGTGACATTCTGTGGAAAAACGCCAAGTGAGTCTGCGCGGTTCCTCCCTCTGTCTACTTACTTTCTCACTCGGAAGCTCACGCATATTAATCCTTCCCTGCTTTTCCTCTTTCTACTCACTTTTCCTATCAGGGCATGAGGAAAGGAGCAAGGtcagaggtgaagaagatgGGCCCTCTGAAGGTGGCCAAGCTCAATGGCCTGTCGGTGTCCAGGCAGCCAGTGCAGGACAAGGTGAAAGATGAGCCTGAACATGCCTCTAATGACGAGAGGGTAGGGCACTTCACATTTGTTGATTGTTGCTGGCGATATGCCTTTTGTAAaggaaatgtaatgtatgtaaagGACATAAGTAAAGTAGAAGAtgtgtgaaagtttttatatgctgttAAACCTTGTTATAAGTAGGATCATTTTCAGGGATTGCTGATTGTGTTTGTATTAGAATAGATTGAGAGGAAAAAGTACATAGTTTTTATTCATGACTTAAACACACACCTGAACTGTTCACCCTTGTTAATCTTGATGCTTGTTGCCTCgacaatgaagaaaacaaaggtgACAAATCAATTACTTATTCAGTTAAATAAGTTGTATTAAATATGAGAATTGAATGTTATGCCTCCTAAACTAATCTGAGGTAATTTTACTCAAAGTCACTATGTATATATTTCTATAGTaacagaaagtaaaactaaactGACAAATGAGCTGCTCACTGTATATCAGAATACGTCATAATAATTATgccttgtctttttctttccttttgggTGTGTTACAGTGTAAAGTGCTAGAGCAGCATATGGAGAGGGGCGAGCTGTTAAAGGAGTATGAGAAAATTCCAAGACGTCCAGGAGGGGAATGTACCATTGCTCAGCTCCCAGAAAGTGGAGACAAAAACCGCTTCCAAGATGTCCTGCCTTATGACAAGAACCGAGTGGAGCTGGTcccaacaaaagaaaacaacacaggatACATCAATGCATCTCATATTAGAGTAAGTTGTGCATAAATGTATCACGGCATCCACCTTTATGCACCACGTGATATTTGTCATCATTGAGGCTAAAGGTGACCCAGACTCAGTGAACACACTGAATTTGCATATTGtattgatttaaattaaaaaaatatattttttaaatatttgtgtgttaacAGTTTAATAAGCACCAAAATACATGACTGTACATGCtgagatttaaaacatttgaatcaaTAGGGAATAACAATTAACAATTACTGTGGTGAACTTtacaggataagcagaaaggacaaaaagaagacagagtACAATATTAAATTACCAAAATTCAACACATTGTATTTACTGTTGGCTGGCTTTGGACTTCCTCTGCCTACTGCCACATGTGATGCAAAGCCCTGGCTAAGATGACCTCAATTGGATCATATTCTCAGACTAAACAATACAACTGTTCACAGGTTAAGGAGTAATAGTAGTGATGATGATAAACAGTGGCGTTTCCCTTTACTTCCTTAAAA is a window from the Channa argus isolate prfri chromosome 16, Channa argus male v1.0, whole genome shotgun sequence genome containing:
- the ptpn21 gene encoding tyrosine-protein phosphatase non-receptor type 21 isoform X2, giving the protein MPLPFGLKLKRTRRYTVSSKSCLVTRIQQLNGEFVEFTLSVESTGQECLEAVAQRLELREITYFSLWYFNKQNQQRWIDLEKPLKKQLDKYGLEPTVYFGVVFYIPSVNQLQQEITRYQYYLQLKKDVLDGKISCSLDQAIRLASLAVQADFGDFNRYDTQEFLQKFVLFPMDSIQDERVLEEATQKVALLYQSFRGLSAPEAEMLYMQEVEKMEGYGQESYQAKDSTGTDVTLGSCLDGIFVKHKNGRPLLLFGWSEINSMSHNRSFFALELANREESVQFQTEDMETSKYVCRMCLARLKFYKINKSNLEECDPLPSEGSQKSLLTLSFPRFPMLLRPSVPSNKGQTQPTVVNPVRRRSSTRISMPKPQAYMMPPPQMHYNGHFTEPYTSSQDNLYMNNQNGYYYHSQTSLDCSPLEYSSGGRLRNGSVYSAHSTSSLTNPQHYLQPSPMSSNPSITSDITRPDYIPSHRHSALIPPSYRATPDYETVMRQKNRGMGGGMVLSQEHRQSHSMRNLNIGNSYAYSRPDPLVYSQPEIRGEHGGTVHHHHFPFHLGSSFHSPSPYPYPTERRPVVGAVSVPELTNVQLQQAQEYPAPNIMRTQVYRPPPPYPYAHPRPANSTPDLSRHLYVSSSNPDLVIMRRVHHSVQTFQEDSLPVAHSLQEVSEPLFSGPSQRNSYHPQKRNSIEIAGLAYSLEGMRVKERTVSSSAAETATPTPVLCDGRSQGSQLNVFLERTKTGNRGDLKDNMQYEHTKSLSDATMLVHSSDEEEEFEEDSGHHTPLSQDAAVGIAPEQQAQQHHSLTSLSSLTPQQHTPTEPPPAYPIGSSLDPSIVGSLTYKMHPLIQEDKPLYLLSDFRQPRIMPSVSEGDLSGQTKQKSKTDIKKRPVSDVPSGKKTIEGLPPPGMRKGARSEVKKMGPLKVAKLNGLSVSRQPVQDKCKVLEQHMERGELLKEYEKIPRRPGGECTIAQLPESGDKNRFQDVLPYDKNRVELVPTKENNTGYINASHIRLTLGGQEWNYIATQGPMSNTCQDFWQMVWEQGVSIIAMVTAEEEGHREKSYRYWPRLGSRHNTVTYGRFKITTRFRTESGCYATTGLKIKHLLTGHERTVWHLQYTDWPDHGCPEDLKGFLTYLEEIQSVRRHTNGISDPKNTNLPVLVHCSAGVGRTGVVILSEIMIACLEHNEPLDVPEVLTNLRHQRMMVVQTLSQYGFIYKVLIEYLRNSRLI